Below is a window of Oryza brachyantha chromosome 10, ObraRS2, whole genome shotgun sequence DNA.
CGCGTCTTTCCTGTCTTGTGCGAAGCGGCGAAGGCGCTGCTTAACTGGCCTAGCGTCGTCTTTTACATTCAAGAAGTACTCAATCACTTCCCTAGGGACTCCCGGCATATCAGACggtttccaagcaaaaatatctttattattttggaggaaagtgaCGAGCGCGAGTTCCTATTTGGAATCTAATTGAGTTCCTATGAAAGTAAATTTAGACGGGTCGGCGGGGTCGAGGGCGATCTGCTTCTTCTCGTTGGAGGTGATCTTTGCCGCCTTTTTAGATGGTAGCTCATCATCCTTCGTCTTGCGAGTTGAGGCTTCGCGTATCTGCTCCCGGCCAGCTTGTTCTTTAGCCTGTTGTGCAATCTCGTAGCTCTCCGCCTCGCAGTTGAAGGCCTGCTTGATGTCGCTGCGCAAGGTGATGACGCCATGTGGTCCGGGCATCTTAACCATGAGGTAGGAGTAGTGCGGGACCGCCATGAACTTCGCCAGCGCAGGCCTGCCGATGATGGCATGGTACGCCGTCTCAAAGTCAGCGACTTCAAAGCAGATGTTCTCGGTCCGGTAGTTgtcctttgttccaaaggtaACCGGAAGAGTGATCTGCCCGAGTGGCGTTGCCGATAGCCCGGGAATGACCCCATGGAAGGGCGCACTGCTCGGGCGTAGCTCTATCCTCGGGATCTTCATGTCGTCGAGCGTCTTAGCGAAGAGAATGTTGAGGGCGCTCCCTCCATCGGTGAGGACGCGCTTTACCTTGACGCCTTTGATGACAAGGGCTAACACTAGTGGGTATCACCCCGGGTGAGCCACTCGGTCAGGATGATCCAAGCAGTCAAAAGTGATCGGAACCTCCGACCACTGTAGGTACTGGGGGACATCCACCGTTGTGGTGTTGATTTCCCTTGATGCGAGCTTCTGCTTCCTCTTGGACTCGTATGCGAGCGGTCCACCAAAGATGTGGTTTAGCTCAGCTTGCGGATCCTGGAAGTCGGCGTCGTCTTTCTTGTCGGCGGGTTTCGTCTTGCTTGGCCCGACGGCCCCCGACTGGCCCTTGGCTAACTGTTCTGCATAGTGATGCATCACAAAGCAATCTTTGGCCAGGTGAGAGGACTTCAAATGGTAGGGACACTTGCTATTCATGGCTTTGTCAGAATCAGACATCTTGGGGCGCTGGATTCTTTGTCGGTCTGCGACGGCGACCAGCTCCTCGGTCTTGCGCTTCCGCGAGTCGGAGTCCTTCTTGTGctccttctcctttcctttGCCCAATGGCTATCCTTTCTCTTCGTGCTTATCTCCCCGTGATGCAGACACCGCATCGGCAGCCGCGGCCCGTACCCCTTATGTAGTGGGGGAAGGGTTACAGATATGacagagtcctaatctagtaagactaagatctatcctaatttggTTACGGCCCGGGTCCGaagtacacggcatgcaatccggtacatACCGGACTCCTAGCCGACACcgtacagatatattctcctttCTATTCGATACCCCGTTAACCGTACATATTTGTATAGTGTCCAGATACCCCGGTATAGGTAACCActagtatttaataaaatattatatttcccACATTTATGTTATAATTCTCTATAGATTCCAACCTAATGTTTCTATTaggttttaaataaatttcaaaaacaCATTactgaattaaatattaaattaaatccGTGATATGAGTCGGGGTACACTTCGGACAAAAGTGCCTAGGCTTGAAcgaatatgtaaaaataaaaaaacaaactctatatgtcacgcccagaaattcctcacacgaatttctgaacttaattgtgtattaaatccctgtccaggaccagccagggtacacaaaaagacaatgttgattacataaccatcgttcttagaaacaactgaaaattacacttattctagcggaaatgcagcggaaagaaaaacaaagtggtagactagctccagcgggtacggctccagtccacaggcaacacttcgacggcggaacagctcactcctgagaggcacctccatcggactctgcttctagctctggattgggaaagttaagcaaggctgagtacaaaccaccgtactcaacaagtaacacggacaagggggaaataaatgatgcatagggattaacaaggacaggctagggttagttgcaataaagcagccgtttaaataaataacagagattaaaagaataaaggtaagtTAAATACtgtgaagcataaataaataaacagttgtaaaataccacaacactgtccaacgttacaccacgttgcaacaggcccaaccactactcaacgttacaccacgttgcagtagtcccaagtgataaccaatttattcaagttattagggttcactaatcacaatgaagctgggagttcgcccgtaaccgtgggcacagctattcgaatagtttatactctgatcagaggtgtactactgtacccacaagacacgactccactacacttgaacatgcgccgacataccaccacggcataccggaaaggagaccgtgataggacccgttacacaaccctccctatttaatcgtaccacacttcaggtttcaccccctcctttacaccaagtcgggcagtcccctcttgtgcctcggtagatccggaagcaggagaagctttcgttacaccacgattgcccgtccatactccatcacgcctacccttgcctgggtacgtcaaatagtttgaagtcatgctccaaatcccaccttacccatttcggcatgtggttagcacttaattacttccagggtttcccgtgaaccggtccttaatcgccatgggtgcgactctcaaaaccatgcacccacagcccaccattatcaatattttagttgacattaacccgaaccgggtagtgaatcattaactcagctattcagaactaagcataattatatgtgatcccatgagctatttgttctaagcatggctaagcattaacctaggcctgactctaatcaagttacccctggtccagcaacgaataaagttggataaacaacggcataataataaggtttacccgaaaatagcataaagtaagtactttaattaaaacaatgcatatttgaagtcataaagcggggaatttgcaataatgggttcaatatgttcaaggatgagtgtcacttgccttgctctggcccttggggaacttcggcgacgatctcgaagtaaaccggctcttcggcggggtccgaatctaagcgacaaagcacaaaattaaataaaacaggcacaaactctactgaaatagcaaaagaaactatttttaatagattcttgataattttatgaatttaatgaaatttgaatggacctaaacggagactagatgaattacttatgaattttagaagttttctgggtttttaactaaacagaaaagtcctaaatcaattattgcgcaattaatggggctgctgacgtcagcgaggagagaggaagctgacggctgacaggtggggaccacctgtcggtgagagagagagggagagaggcgctgacagctgggcccgggaggagagagagaaggcgggcgcggggagcgactgacgagtgggacccactcgtcagcgagagggaacagagagctggggaccgaacgcgcggtcgggcggacggcggcgaccggcgggagcggcgggcgacgcggcggcggcggtgcacggcgacggcgacgcgacggcgacgaccggcgagcggcgacggcgcgacggcgacgacggccggggcggcgacgcacgggcggcggtggaagaacagcggcgatggcgactggcaagcggcgacgacgcggcacgcgcgggcgcaagcgacggcggccagacgtcggcgacgcggaggcgacgacgaccacggcggccggcgggagcggcgggcttcggcctcgtccggcgacggcacgcgactcggcggcggtcggccggaaagggggagaaagaggggaggtgggtgcggaggctcaccggcggcggcgagggcgcgggcgggtcggcgagaccgaggcggaggtggcgtcgcgggtaggagcgggagatcggcggcggcgacggagatcgagtggcggcggcgagacgacgaggcgctgcggcgaccgggcggagagggagcgcgcggcgctggggatgtccaccggcgacgacgggggcggcaatccgacggcgacggcggtgcggAGATGGTGACGCagcgggacggcgacgaccagcggctggcggcgaggttgcgcggcggcggcgaacggcggcagcgaggcggcgactcgagcgacgacggaaagcgagcgacggcgcgcggcggctcgggatttatagggtggcggcgaccggctagggcgggcggaggttggagaccgagtcggcgacgacgcggtctcggcggcggccgttgcggcggcggcggttgcggcgcggcggcgcggagtctggctcggacgcggcgcggcgcgggcgagcggcgaagcagtcactaacaggtgggccccacctgtcagtggcgcgagaggggagggagcggcgatggacttcgcggcgcgggcgacgggcgagctgggccggagccgcggcccaggcgggagcgcgcgcgaggggagggaagcggccggcgcggctgggccggccgagcgggaagacgggccggctcggctgggctggcccgggaaggaaaagaaaaagaaaaagaaaaaggaaaaagagagggggaggaaaattggacttcggcccaatttgagaaggaagggaaaaagaaagaaaaaaggagggaaaaaggaaaaccccacttttgccaagttttaaattaatttgtttggccaaattttatacttctgcaatttgaatttaaatccagttagtcgatttgcgagcctcgatttaagtgaattaattccttttagagggatttttcctgagttaattaagccaattgttatttacggatttcttttacgatttaggcttaggacgaaactccgggtgtgacactaTACCATTGATAATTGGGGCCATTGCACAAATGGGCTACAAACCCACTTCATAATAAAATGGCTGGGTTGCACGAGTGGTGGATTAAACACTGttgctttgaaaaaaaactcatgatGAACCAACTTATCCAAAACTTTTGATGTTTACTGGTTAGCTTCTTGTGACAAAGTAACATTCATCCGAATAAACCGatggtgtcacgcccagaaatttctcatacgaatttctgaacttaattgtgtattaaatccctatccagcaccagccagggtacacaaaaagataatgttgattacataaccatcgttcttagaaacaactgaaaataacacttattctaacgaaaatgcagcggaaagaaaaggtagactagctccagcgggtacggctccagtccacaggcaaagattcgacggtagaccagctcactcctgagagtcttctccaccagactcaacttctaactctggagggggaaaaggggcaaggctgagtacaaaccaccgtgctcaacaagtaacacggaaaagggcaataaatgatgcgtagggatcatcaagggtaggctagggtttgttgcaataaagcagtagttaaacaaataacagagattaaaaagaataaagataattgaatacattaaaggataagtaaataacagtagTAAACTatcacaacactgtccaacgttacaccacgttgcaactggcccaaccactactcaacgttacaccacgttgcaatagtcccgggtgaaaaccagtttactcaagttattaaaggttcactagtcacagtgaagctgggagttcgcctgtaaccgtgggcacggctattcgaataggttatactctgatcagaggtgtactactgtacccacaagacacgactccactacacttgaacgtgcgccgacataccaccatggtataccggaaaggagaccgtgataggacctgtcacataaccctccatatttaatcgcaccgcacttcaggtttcaccccgtcctttacaccaagtcgggcagttccctcttgtgccttggtagatccggaagcagcagaggctttcgttacaccacgattgcccgtccatactccatcacgcctacccttgccttggtacgtcaaatagttcgaagctatGCTTCatatcccaccttacccatttcggcatgtggttaacacttaattacttctagggtttcccgtaaaccggtccttaattgccatgggtgcgactcaaaaccatgcacccacagcccaccattatcaatattttagttgacattaacccgaaccgggtgatgaatcattattacagctatttagaactaagcatgattaaatgtgatcccatgagctacttgttctaagcacggctaagcattaacctaggcataataataaggtttacccgagaaataaatacagtaaatactttaattaagacaatgcatatttgaataaagaaagcggggaatttgcaataatgggttcaatatgatcaaagatgagtgacacttgccttgctcgggctcctggggaacttcggcgacgatctcgaagtaaaccggctctttggcatggtccgaatctaagcgacaaagcacaaaaataaataaaacaggcacaaactctactgaaacagcaaaagaaagtatttttaatggattcttgacagttttatgaatttaatgaaatttaaatggacctaaatggagactagatgaattacttatgaattttagaagttttctgggttttttaactaaacagaaaagtcctaaattaattattgcgcaattaatggggctgctgacgtcagcggaggggaggtggcgctgacaggtggggtccacctgtcggtgggagaggaggagaaaggggcactgacgggtgggcccgagagggagagagaggagaaagggaggggcggtcggctgacgagtggggcccgctcgtcagcggccTAGCACAGAGGAGCGGGGCGGGAGTTTggccgggagagagagaggggcggcaGCGCTTAGGCGTGACGGATGGCGACCGGTGGAGGGCGGCGTCCGgtgacgagcggcgcgaactggcgggcggcggtgaaCAGCGACAACCCgacgggcggcgacgcgggggtcggcggcgacgctaGGAGCGCGATGtcaaagagggaggaaagcggcggctcgggaaggacgacgtcgacggcgcgataggagggcggcggcgctccggcgacgacgggtttGCGTCGGTGACAGTGAGGCAGGAGCGACAGCGAGCGGAgggggggcggcgacgtccaaggcgcgcagacgcgcggcggcgacggcgtccccGGCGATGGctcgcggagaggaaaaagagggagagggagtaggggagagctcaccggcggcgacggaaggcggcagcaagtcaGCGAGGACCCGGGACAGGTGATGATGGCCGGTGGCGTAgtcgatcggcggtggcggtggagattgctcggcggcggtgaggaggtcgggcgcggtgacgggaaggaggaagaggcgcgAGGGCGCTCGGGTGCCCACAGGCGGCGATAGAAGctggcggaaggtcggcgaggtcgagacGACAGTGGCGACGCAGATATGCGGCGACGTCtgacggccgacggcgcggcggcggtggggatttatagcgcggggaggccggctagggcggggcggcgggtggagaccgagtcgggcgtggcgaggactcggcggcggcggttgcggcacGGTGGCGAGGAGGAGTCGGCGCGGCCGGTGCGGGGAGGGAGGCCAGACTTGCGTGGTGCGGGCGCGAGCGTGTGCGGCTGGGCCGAGCgcggggaaggggaggagagggaggcgcgcgggagaggggaggaggaagcgggcCAGGCGGCGGgaagaggccggctcggctgggccggcctggagggagagatgggccggctcggctgggccggcccaggaaggaggagaggaaacagaaaaaggaaaaagaaaaggagagaggaggaaaattggacttcggcccaatttgagaaggaagggaaaaagagaggaaaaaggagagaaaaaggaaaaccccacttttaccgagttttaaattaatttgtttggccaaattttatacttctgcaatttgagtttaaatcttgttaattgatttgcgaacctcgatttaattaaattaatttcttttagagggatttttcctgaggtaattaagccaattgttatttacggatttcttttacgaacttaggcttgggacaaaactccgggtgtgacagatGGCCTAGTTTACGATGATTTATCCTTGATCTAAGTGACCAACAACTCATTTTTGTCACGAAGCCCTAGGCGAACATCATATAACAGATTGACATATGATGAATAGTTCTAATGTCACGAGAAATtcgtcatacaaagtcacatGTGGTGTGGTGAACCCATTCCAAGATGTGTTGCAAGTACAGGGGAAAAACATCCTAGTGAATCCTCCATATTTTGGCCACTCAATTGAAAGTCTGGGCAAAAGCCTTGCTTTTCTTCTTAGATTGTTCAAATACACCCTGCACACTAAAGTCGAATTATTATACTCCTAGTCGTGATCTGACCTATTGAAGTTGGTAGTCAGAAGCTAGGGAATACTCTACCTTCATCTTTAtatttcatgaatttcttccTCATCTTTGGCATGATCAAAACCCTATACCTTGCCTTGGCCATTATCCAGTTGGCTTGGAGAGGGGAGACAATGGCTGCTGATGGCAAGAGTGGCACCCGAGGGATTTCCTTCACAAACTCGAGAACCGACTCCTACATAGGACTTTCCTTATAGCCGTCTGTTGGAGGGGATCCTATGTTGATTTGGGAGGTGCTTGGGCTCATTTGTGCCTTAGGTTCATCACCCCCATTCTATCAATGGAAACATCGGAAGGATCTCGGGGCTCATGGCAATAATATTCTTTCTCATTGCAGACCGTTTGGTGTTGTCAGAGGTTTGGTGGTGGTAGTCGGTTCATCTGCAGTCTTTTATGTGCTTAGCTCCTCGACTGCAATCTTCTCACTACCTTCACCTTCCTCTTCAAAACGTACATTCGAGTGGACACGAGGCTCTTCCAAATGTGCCGTGTGGACATATGTAGAGGGCTGCCTGTAATATGTACTACATGTGATATATTCAACAAGAAGACAAGTGGCAAACGTACCTAGTTAACCGTCATAGTTTTATGCTAGGGGCCCCACTCATAGTTGGCGCATCCATCTTGTTAAACATAGGGGCTTTAGTTGATACAACAATTTTTCTCTTCCGTTACTCTtgtatatctaaatttagtgtttcggaaaaaaattaatgaccTTGCttacaatgttttttttttgagaacgaCCTTGCTTATAATTGATAGGTATTCAATGGAATTCATAGTTTAGGGAAGACGTAGCATAGGTTGAGAATGTATACCGCTGGTCGTCAATTCTTAGATGAAATGTCCCAGGGTAGTTCTCGTAAACCATCTTAATTCCACCTCCAAACACattttaagtattttataTTGGCCCTAGAAAGAAGAGtggtggaaagaaaaaaaaaagaaaaagaaaaggagaagggCACGTGGAGTTGTgggtcgcgccgccgccgccgccgccgtctccactCTCCGCCGGCCGTAAGACTGTGGGATGGAATCCGAGAGGGAAGAGTCGACGGCGCGTGCATTTCGGCAATAACCACACCGGATTCTACAGTACTGACTTCTTCTGCCTGCTATTTCCAGTCCATGGCGGAGATCGCTCTAGCGACGGCATTGGACATCGCCGAGCTCCCTTTctccgacctcctcctcctcgcctcgccaGATCTTCCGGATGGAGACCGGCGCAGCCGCCTCCTTGCCACCGTCGCTACCTCGCTTGGTCGCCGTGGGTCTGGTTTGTTAGCCATCACCAACGTGCCGCGCGCTggcgccctccgccgccggcttctCCCACTGGCCCGCCGCCTTGCCGTCATGGACCACCCCTCGCGCTCCCAGCTCCTCAAGGTAACcaaactcctctctctctctctctctctctctctctctctctctctcgtagCTCCAAAAACCCTGTGAACTGATCTGCTTCATTGCAATTTCAGGAGCATGGTTTGGGTAGCGACGTGCCTATGAAGAAGCTGGACCGACCCGTTTCCTCGTTTGCCCGGCTTCTGCGGCATTCAGGTAAGTTCCACTTGCTGGAGTCGATGAACGAAATGGAGAGCAGCAAGAACGAGCCTGATTATCCGGAGAAGGCCTTGGGCGATGATGTAATTGGGGAAACCAAGGGCGATGGCACTGAGAAACTTGGCCAGTTAGTTGAGGAGCTTGGTGTTTGCATGATGGAACTTGGGATTTTGGTTGCGCGAGCCTGTGACATTGTTACGGGTGGAAATCAGTTGGAGAAAAGCATCGTGGATTTCGGAACCGCAAAGGCGAGGCTCATTCACTACCACTCTGAGTTGGATAACATTGTTATCCAGGAGAGTAgcagaaagagaaaagggTCAAAA
It encodes the following:
- the LOC102718870 gene encoding uncharacterized protein LOC102718870 isoform X3 translates to MAEIALATALDIAELPFSDLLLLASPDLPDGDRRSRLLATVATSLGRRGSGLLAITNVPRAGALRRRLLPLARRLAVMDHPSRSQLLKEHGLGSDVPMKKLDRPVSSFARLLRHSGKFHLLESMNEMESSKNEPDYPEKALGDDVIGETKGDGTEKLGQLVEELGVCMMELGILVARACDIVTGGNQLEKSIVDFGTAKARLIHYHSELDNIVIQESSRKRKGSKSKIAATDCKSCSQRSESSQGSCIRSEGGTTTMSGKQKDSKDKSNQGQGSAVSLTNLWQEWHYDYGVLTVLTAPLFLCSTLGEGGSISEECSPPDGHTYLQLFNRRRIFSVRCSPESFIVQVGEAADILSGGNLRSTLHSVTRPFGSTNISRETFVVFLQPSWDKILPYTGHCFAGHDEPSEGDDSTFSDGSVMYSNNKTVLWWWRHPTK